The following proteins come from a genomic window of Phnomibacter ginsenosidimutans:
- a CDS encoding enoyl-CoA hydratase/isomerase family protein: protein MTTSSQAGVRYHVHNHIATVQFQHPQSNSLPAHLLNQLAQTFHALGNDDDCRVIILQSEGEKAFCAGASFDELMAIQTEAEGLQFFSGFAHVINAMRKCNKLIIGRIQGKCVGGGVGLAAACDYAIAHHSADVKLSELAVGIGPFVVGPAVERKMGTSAFSQLAIDAGKWRNAEWAKHKGLFAEVYDNMEDVDEAVRHLAHTLAHSSPQAMADMKAMFWKGTEHWDILLRERAAISGRLVLSDFTRKAIAGFKAARK, encoded by the coding sequence ATGACTACTTCATCACAAGCTGGCGTGAGGTATCACGTGCACAATCATATTGCTACCGTTCAGTTTCAGCATCCACAGAGCAACTCGCTGCCGGCGCATTTGCTCAATCAGTTGGCGCAAACATTTCATGCCTTGGGCAATGATGATGACTGCCGTGTGATTATTCTACAAAGCGAAGGCGAGAAAGCCTTTTGTGCCGGTGCTTCTTTCGATGAATTGATGGCCATACAAACCGAAGCAGAAGGGCTGCAATTTTTCAGCGGGTTTGCCCATGTCATCAATGCCATGCGTAAATGCAATAAGCTTATCATTGGTCGCATTCAGGGCAAATGTGTAGGCGGTGGTGTAGGTCTGGCAGCAGCTTGTGATTATGCCATTGCGCATCATTCGGCCGATGTAAAACTGAGTGAGCTGGCCGTAGGCATTGGCCCGTTTGTGGTGGGCCCTGCGGTAGAAAGAAAAATGGGTACCTCGGCCTTTTCTCAACTGGCCATTGATGCCGGCAAGTGGCGCAATGCCGAATGGGCCAAGCACAAAGGTTTGTTTGCAGAAGTGTACGACAACATGGAAGATGTGGATGAAGCGGTTCGCCATTTAGCCCACACTTTGGCACACAGCAGCCCCCAGGCCATGGCCGATATGAAGGCGATGTTTTGGAAGGGTACCGAGCATTGGGATATCCTGCTTCGGGAAAGAGCCGCCATTAGTGGCAGGCTGGTGCTCAGCGATTTTACCCGCAAAGCCATTGCCGGTTTTAAGGCTGCCCGCAAATGA
- a CDS encoding sodium-dependent bicarbonate transport family permease, translating to MNTDILISNITNPTLLFFLLGVVAATVKSDLEIPASSSRFISLYLLFSIGFRGGEELAHSGITKEVAVTLAAAIVLAMLVPMYSFFILKRKLAVPDAGAVAAAYGSVSAVTFVAAATFLEGRQIAYGGHMVAAMALMEAPAIIIGVLLIRRYDKEAGNATSMKGVLHDAFTNGSVLMIMGSLLIGIISDEKQAKGIEPFTSDIFKGFLAVFLLEMGMVAARRFKAFRHYGWFVTVFGLLMPLFNGCITAWASGMLHMQEGNRLMLSVLAASASYIAVPAAMRLAAPKADPGLYIPMALGVTFPLNITIGLPLYWGLVQMT from the coding sequence ATGAACACAGATATATTAATCAGCAACATTACCAACCCCACGTTGCTGTTTTTTTTACTGGGCGTTGTAGCTGCTACAGTAAAAAGTGATTTGGAGATTCCGGCGAGTTCTTCGCGGTTTATTTCGTTGTATTTATTGTTTTCTATTGGCTTCAGAGGAGGCGAGGAACTGGCGCACAGCGGCATTACCAAAGAGGTGGCTGTTACATTGGCAGCAGCTATTGTGCTGGCCATGCTGGTACCTATGTATTCATTTTTTATTTTGAAAAGAAAGCTGGCTGTGCCCGATGCAGGCGCCGTTGCGGCAGCGTATGGCTCGGTGAGTGCTGTTACTTTTGTAGCAGCTGCTACTTTTTTGGAAGGTCGTCAAATAGCCTATGGTGGGCATATGGTTGCGGCCATGGCACTCATGGAAGCGCCAGCTATTATCATTGGAGTGCTGCTCATTCGCCGCTATGATAAAGAAGCTGGCAATGCCACTTCTATGAAAGGTGTATTGCACGATGCATTTACCAACGGAAGTGTATTGATGATTATGGGTAGCCTGCTCATTGGCATCATCAGCGATGAAAAACAGGCCAAGGGTATTGAGCCGTTTACCAGCGATATTTTCAAAGGATTTCTGGCGGTGTTTCTGTTGGAAATGGGTATGGTGGCAGCCAGGCGTTTTAAGGCTTTCCGGCACTATGGCTGGTTTGTAACGGTCTTTGGTTTGCTGATGCCGTTATTCAATGGATGTATCACTGCATGGGCCTCGGGCATGCTGCATATGCAGGAGGGTAACAGATTGATGTTGTCGGTATTGGCGGCCAGTGCCTCATACATAGCTGTACCGGCAGCCATGCGGTTGGCAGCGCCCAAAGCCGATCCGGGTTTGTACATCCCGATGGCCTTGGGCGTTACGTTTCCGCTGAATATTACCATTGGCCTGCCATTGTATTGGGGCCTGGTACAAATGACCTGA
- a CDS encoding carbonic anhydrase: MKSYEKLLLENKAWAKEMKDADPEYFKRLVGIQTPEFLWIGCSDSRVPANEITGTAPGEIFVQRNIANMVVHTDLNLLSVLEYAVVHLKVKHVIVCGHYGCGGVKAALSHHNLGIINKWLRNIKDVYRLHEDELAAIEDEDKRVDRMVELNVEEQVLNLAKTSIIQKMWKHEQRPILHGWVYSLANGILKPLVTMDANTHLDHIYEYDDL, translated from the coding sequence ATGAAATCATACGAAAAATTATTGCTGGAAAACAAGGCATGGGCCAAAGAAATGAAGGATGCTGATCCTGAATATTTCAAAAGATTGGTGGGCATTCAAACACCCGAATTTTTATGGATTGGCTGCAGCGACAGCCGTGTGCCGGCCAATGAAATCACCGGCACAGCACCCGGTGAAATTTTTGTGCAGCGCAACATTGCCAACATGGTGGTACACACCGATCTGAACCTGCTGAGTGTACTGGAATATGCAGTGGTACACTTGAAAGTAAAACATGTAATTGTATGCGGACACTACGGCTGCGGGGGTGTGAAAGCGGCACTCAGCCATCACAACCTCGGCATCATCAACAAGTGGCTGCGCAACATTAAAGATGTATACCGCTTGCACGAAGATGAACTGGCCGCCATTGAAGATGAAGACAAGCGGGTAGACAGAATGGTGGAGCTAAACGTGGAGGAACAAGTACTCAACCTTGCTAAAACTTCTATTATTCAAAAAATGTGGAAGCATGAACAACGCCCCATTTTGCATGGCTGGGTGTACAGCCTTGCCAACGGCATTTTAAAACCATTGGTCACCATGGATGCAAATACCCATCTCGATCATATTTACGAATACGACGACCTGTAA
- a CDS encoding SulP family inorganic anion transporter: MKNLFRNAGADIPASIVVFLVALPLCLGVAVASDAAPVTGIVAGIIGGIVIGALSGSQLSVSGPAAGLTAIVAGAIGKLDSYSVFLLSVVLAGGLQLLFGFLKAGMIGEFIPNAVIKGMLAAIGLILILKQLPHFVGYDADPEGDETFIQPDNQNTFSELLNAFNYISAGAIIIALIATAILLVYETKTIKQQRIFQLIPGPLIVVAAGIGVNQLFLQSFPQFALSGDHLVKLDVFDKPTDFVAALPSPSFAGITNAQVWITAITLAIVASLETLLSIEAVDKIDPQKRISPTNRELKAQGVGNIVSGMLGGLPVTSVIVRSSANVSAGAKSKLSSIMHGILLMLSVLFFADYLNLIPKASLAAILIFTGYKLAKIKLFTEHYRKGWDQFLPFIITVIAILLSDLLIGILIGMVVGMYFVLRSNFKSAIFFIKDEHRYLIRFRKEVSFLNKALMKGILESIPDGTSVLVDATKSDFIDRDIIDMVNDFIINAETRGIKVYIKFSNSASKSFFHDNKMVID; the protein is encoded by the coding sequence ATGAAAAATTTATTCAGGAATGCAGGTGCTGATATACCTGCGTCCATCGTTGTGTTTTTGGTGGCGTTGCCGCTATGCCTTGGTGTAGCTGTAGCCAGCGATGCAGCCCCGGTGACCGGCATTGTAGCGGGCATTATTGGCGGCATTGTTATTGGAGCACTCAGCGGTAGCCAGCTGAGTGTAAGCGGACCCGCAGCGGGCCTTACCGCCATTGTAGCAGGTGCCATTGGTAAATTAGATTCTTACAGTGTTTTCCTGCTGAGTGTAGTACTGGCAGGTGGCCTCCAATTGTTGTTCGGCTTTTTAAAAGCCGGTATGATTGGAGAATTCATTCCCAATGCCGTTATCAAAGGCATGCTTGCTGCCATTGGCCTCATTCTTATTTTGAAACAGCTGCCCCATTTTGTGGGTTATGATGCCGACCCCGAAGGCGATGAAACCTTCATTCAACCCGATAATCAAAACACGTTTTCGGAACTGTTGAATGCCTTCAATTATATCTCGGCAGGTGCCATCATTATTGCACTCATAGCCACGGCTATCTTATTGGTGTATGAAACCAAAACAATTAAACAGCAGCGGATTTTTCAACTCATTCCCGGCCCGCTGATTGTAGTAGCAGCCGGCATTGGCGTCAATCAATTGTTTTTGCAATCTTTTCCGCAGTTTGCGTTGTCTGGCGATCATTTGGTAAAGCTGGATGTATTTGACAAACCAACAGATTTTGTAGCAGCATTGCCCTCACCCAGTTTTGCGGGCATTACCAATGCACAGGTTTGGATTACAGCCATTACACTGGCCATTGTGGCCAGCCTCGAAACCTTGCTGAGCATTGAAGCCGTAGATAAAATAGACCCACAAAAACGCATCAGCCCTACCAACAGAGAATTGAAAGCACAGGGCGTGGGTAATATTGTATCCGGCATGTTGGGCGGCCTGCCCGTTACATCGGTTATTGTGCGTAGCTCTGCCAACGTGAGTGCCGGTGCAAAGTCGAAACTATCCAGCATTATGCATGGTATTTTGCTCATGCTATCAGTGTTGTTTTTTGCCGACTATCTCAACCTGATACCCAAAGCAAGCCTTGCTGCCATTTTGATTTTTACAGGATATAAACTGGCAAAAATTAAGTTGTTTACTGAGCACTACCGCAAAGGCTGGGATCAGTTTTTACCCTTTATCATTACTGTAATTGCCATTCTGTTGTCAGACTTGCTGATAGGCATTTTAATTGGCATGGTGGTAGGCATGTACTTTGTATTGCGTAGCAACTTTAAGTCGGCTATTTTCTTTATCAAAGATGAGCACCGTTATCTTATTCGTTTCCGCAAGGAAGTAAGTTTTCTCAACAAAGCATTGATGAAAGGCATTCTGGAATCTATCCCCGATGGCACTTCTGTACTGGTAGATGCTACTAAAAGCGATTTCATTGACCGCGACATCATTGACATGGTGAATGACTTTATTATTAATGCAGAAACCAGAGGCATAAAAGTGTACATTAAATTCAGCAATTCTGCTTCAAAATCTTTCTTCCACGACAACAAAATGGTTATCGATTAA
- a CDS encoding sensor histidine kinase: MDPQEKELYTAILIATSIIAAILLYFIFSIIWYQKKYRSLSKAKISAEINTLEKERRRIASDLHDDVGPLLSAVKLQINHLDGQNEEEAQLIRKSSRYIDDIIKRMREISNDLLPNVLIRKGLAAAIQDFLGKMSDSSDLRITFTCPQEQRVDGTIEVNVYRIVQEIVHNTAKHAQAKHLQIQLVIDDHTLRLASVDDGRGFDYKEMIAKNGGLGLLNLQSRAEVMGGEFDFTTEKGKGTRYLFEIPLNKSV, encoded by the coding sequence ATGGATCCCCAGGAAAAAGAATTATATACTGCCATCCTGATAGCCACTTCAATTATTGCTGCTATTCTGCTGTATTTTATTTTTTCCATTATCTGGTATCAAAAAAAATACCGCAGCTTATCCAAGGCTAAAATTTCGGCAGAAATCAATACACTGGAAAAAGAACGCCGCCGTATAGCCAGCGATTTGCACGATGATGTAGGTCCGCTATTGTCTGCCGTAAAGCTCCAAATCAATCACCTCGACGGGCAAAACGAAGAAGAAGCCCAACTCATCCGCAAAAGCAGTCGTTATATTGACGATATTATTAAGCGGATGCGGGAAATCAGCAACGACCTGTTGCCCAATGTGCTCATTCGCAAAGGGCTGGCTGCGGCCATTCAAGATTTTTTAGGCAAAATGTCGGACAGCTCCGACCTGCGCATCACCTTTACCTGCCCGCAGGAGCAGCGGGTAGACGGAACCATTGAAGTAAATGTGTACCGCATTGTACAGGAAATTGTACACAACACGGCGAAGCATGCGCAGGCCAAACACTTACAAATTCAACTGGTAATAGATGATCATACGCTGCGCCTTGCTTCGGTAGACGATGGCAGAGGTTTTGACTACAAAGAAATGATTGCTAAAAATGGTGGGCTGGGTTTACTTAATTTGCAGAGCCGAGCCGAAGTAATGGGTGGCGAATTTGATTTCACTACCGAGAAAGGCAAAGGCACCAGATACCTTTTTGAAATTCCTTTGAATAAGAGTGTATGA
- a CDS encoding response regulator transcription factor — protein MSRVQQEIKVIIADDHEIFRDGFRLMLSKSPFIALVGEAENGRELVKLVEAHQPDVVITDIKMPILDGIEATRMIREKFPFVAIIGLSMFDEEDLILEMLDAGALGYLIKNVDKDEVADAIRTVYKGEHYYCRSTSHKLAHMIARSKTHSMGKKEKVEFSDKEIEIIQLICKELTNKEIADQLFLSVRTVEGYRQKILERMQVKNTVGLVVFAINHGLFDPKAAN, from the coding sequence ATGAGTCGTGTACAGCAGGAAATAAAAGTCATCATTGCCGATGACCATGAAATTTTCAGAGATGGGTTCAGATTAATGCTCAGCAAGAGCCCTTTTATTGCATTGGTGGGCGAAGCAGAAAATGGCAGAGAGCTGGTAAAACTCGTGGAAGCGCATCAGCCAGATGTGGTGATTACCGACATTAAAATGCCCATTCTTGATGGCATAGAAGCCACCCGGATGATACGGGAAAAATTTCCTTTCGTAGCCATTATTGGCCTCAGCATGTTTGATGAAGAAGACCTGATTTTAGAAATGCTGGATGCAGGTGCTTTGGGCTATCTCATAAAAAATGTAGACAAAGACGAAGTAGCCGACGCCATTCGAACGGTGTACAAGGGCGAACATTATTATTGCCGCTCCACCAGCCACAAGCTGGCACACATGATAGCCCGCAGCAAAACCCATAGCATGGGCAAAAAAGAAAAGGTGGAATTTTCTGATAAAGAAATTGAAATCATTCAACTCATTTGCAAAGAACTCACCAATAAAGAAATTGCCGATCAGTTGTTCTTAAGTGTTCGCACCGTAGAAGGCTACCGGCAAAAAATTCTGGAAAGAATGCAAGTGAAAAATACGGTTGGCTTGGTCGTG